Proteins co-encoded in one Pocillopora verrucosa isolate sample1 chromosome 1, ASM3666991v2, whole genome shotgun sequence genomic window:
- the LOC131788196 gene encoding dehydrogenase/reductase SDR family member 12-like, translating to MTFYRNVVWFAKGLREYTKNGYIAAEKSFDPKALDVDVSSRTFMITGANSGIGKDTAAFLAKKGATVHMVCRSETRGEEARKEISESSGNDKVILHILDMSKPRMVWEFVEKFSSANEALHVLINNAGCMVNTREVDEDGLEKNFATNTLGTYILTSGLMPLLLKNEAPRVITVSSGGMLVMKLDIKDLQFEKMNPFDGTMAYAQNKRQQVIMTEKWAEKHNEILFSSMHPGWADTPAVQTSMPGFHRKMKDRLRTCAQGADTIIWLSVADMSKEPRGAFYQDRKPVSTHLPLAWSKASDGDKNELMTKLEDLASKFKPDSSAN from the exons ATGACGTTTTATAGGAATGTAGTCTGGTTTGCCAAAGGTTTACGTGAATATACGAAGAACGGATATATTGCAGCGGAGAAATCGTTTGATCCGAAAGCATTAGATGTTGATGTTTCATCGCGAACGTTCATGATAACTGGCGCAAATAGTGGAATTGGAAAAGACACAGCAGCATTTTTAGCCAAAAAAGGAGCCACAGTACACATGGTTTGCCGCAGCGAAACTAGAGGTGAAGAAGCCCGAAAAGAGATCAGCGAATCGTCGGGAAACGATAAAGTAATTTTGCACATCCTTGATATGTCCAAGCCCAGAATGGTGTGGGAATTCGTGGAGAAGTTTTCATCCGCCAATGAAGCTCTTCACGTCCTTATAAACAATGCTGGTTGTATGGTGAACACAAGAGAAGTCGATGAAGATGGTCTGGAGAAGAACTTTGCCACTAATACTTTGGGAACGTACATTTTGACATCTGGTCTCATGCCTTTACTCCTCAAAAACGAAGCTCCGAGAGTCATTACAGTTTCGTCAG GAGGTATGCTGGTTATGAAACTTGATATAAAAGATCTGCAGTTTGAAAAGATGAACCCATTTGATGGAACCATGGCATATGCACAAAACAAACGGCAGCAAGTTATCATGACTGAAAAATGGGCAGAAAAACACAACGAAATTTTGTTCTCTTCCATGCATCCAG GTTGGGCAGATACTCCAGCAGTGCAGACATCAATGCCAGGTTTCCATCGCAAAATGAAGGACCGTCTGCGTACTTGTGCTCAGGGTGCTGACACAATCATTTGGCTGTCTGTTGCTGATATGTCAAAGGAGCCCCGTGGTGCCTTCTATCAAGATAGAAAACCAGTTTCAACTCATTTACCTTTGGCATGGTCAAAGGCTTCTGATGGTGACAAAAACGAGCTGATGACCAAACTGGAAGATTTGGCTTCCAAGTTCAAGCCTGATTCATCAGCCAACTGA
- the LOC131788183 gene encoding toll-interacting protein B — MAAQPSSGNARANVMTGDLPEDFLRLSPAVNQAPPPAGQMVPVQPVTYYQPTGFMQPIQPQHIGRLSITVQQAKLAKNYGITRMDPYCRITVGNHVFESPTAHNGSTNPRWNKLMSIPMQEGVKNVYVEIFDERAFSVDERIAWGLVAIKDSVFSGETLEDWYSLSGKQGEDKEGMINLVFSYRQVSAPPPQAMMYPSMPVTNVPVMMVPQPVVPGTQVLYPGGYGPGQPVPTGPQQHQQQPHQLNQQDITGLKDMFPSMEEGVIRSVLEACRGDVNAATTHLLGMTSDS; from the exons ATGGCGGCCCAACCAAGTTCAG GGAATGCACGAGCAAATGTGATGACTGGTGATTTACCAGAGGATTTTTTGCGGCTTTCGCCAGCAGTAAACCAAGCACCTCCTCCTGCAGGACAGATGGTTCCAGTCCAGCCTGTTACTTATTACCAACCAACAGGGTTCATGCAGCCAATTCAGCCTCAACACATAGGAAGATTAAGCATTACAGTACAACAG GCTAAGTTGGCTAAGAATTATGGCATTACCCGCATGGATCCTTACTGTCGAATTACAGTGGGAAACCATGTGTTTGAAAGTCCAACAGCTCATAATGGTTCAACAAACCCTCGTTGGAACAAGTTGATGTCAAT TCCCATGCAAGAGGGTGTTAAGAATGTGTATGTGGAAATTTTTGATGAG CGTGCATTTTCTGTGGATGAGCGGATTGCCTGGGGTCTGGTTGCAATTAAAGATTCAGTGTTTTCAGGAGAAACCTTAGAGGATTGGTATTCCCTTAGTGGAAAGCAAGGAGAAGACAAGGAAGGAATGATCAATTTGGTTTTTTCATACAGG CAAGTATCAGCTCCCCCACCACAAGCGATGATGTATCCTAGCATGCCAGTTACTAATGTACCAGTCATGATGGTGCCTCAGCCAGTTGTGCCAGGTACTCAAGTCCTTTATCCAGGAGGATATGGTCCTGGTCAGCCTGTTCCAACTGGTCCACAGCAACATCAACAGCAACCACATCAGCTTAATCAGCAGGATATAACAGGCTTAAAAGATATGTTCCCCAGCATGGAAGAGGGTGTTATACGATCTGTGCTAGAGGCATGTAGGGGAGATGTTAATGCAGCAACAACTCATTTGTTGGGAATGACGTCAGACTCTTGA
- the LOC131788185 gene encoding GDP-L-fucose synthase translates to MAEQKIILVTGGTGLVGKALEEIVATEEKRSDETWIFLSSKDGDLCDAAATKAIFDKYKPTHVIHLAALVGGLFKNLKYNLDFWRMNTLINDNVLYSCHLSKVKKCISCLSTCIFPDKTTYPIDETMVHNGPPHSSNFGYAYSKRMIDVQNRAYQQQYPDGCSFTSVVPTNVYGKYDNFNLEDSHVLPGLIHKVYLARKEGKPLVVWGTGSPRRQFIYSKDLARLMIWVMREYTEVDPIILSVGEEDELSIKEAAELVVEGMGFEGKVEYDTSKSDGQFKKTASNAKLRKYLPDFKFTDPRIAIKDTCDWFLANYETCRK, encoded by the exons ATGGCTGagcaaaaaataattcttgTGACTGGTGGCACTGGCCTTGTTGGAAAAGCTCTGGAAGAAATTGTAGCAACAGAAGAGAAAAGATCAGATGAAACTTGGATTTTTCTGTCTTCTAAAGATGGCGACCTTTG TGATGCTGCAGCAACCAAAGCAATATTTGACAAGTACAAGCCAACTCATGTTATTCACTTAGCAGCTCTGGTGGGTGGACTTTTCAAGAACCTCAAGTACAATCTGGATTTCTGG cgGATGAATACACTTATTAATGACAACGTTCTCTACAGCTGTCATCTAAGTAAG GTGAAGAAGTGCATATCTTGTCTATCTACGTGCATTTTCCCAGACAAGACAACATATCCCATTGATGAAACAATGGTTCACAATGGCCCACCTCACTCTTCTAACTTTGGTTATGCATACTCCAAGCGTATGATTGATGTGCAAAACAG AGCATATCAACAGCAGTATCCAGATGGATGCTCTTTCACTTCTGTTGTTCCAACCAATGTGTATGGAAAGTATGATAATTTTAATCTAGAGGACTCTCATGTTCTACCTGGACTTATTCACAAAGTTTACTTGGCACGAA AGGAAGGCAAACCCCTTGTAGTTTGGGGAACTGGTTCACCACGGAGACAGTTTATTTATTCCAAG GATTTGGCTAGGTTAATGATCTGGGTGATGAGGGAATATACTGAAGTTGATCCAATTATATTGTCAG TGGGAGAGGAGGATGAACTGTCAATAAAGGAGGCTGCAGAGCTGGTTGTAGAAGGAATGGGTTTTGAAGGAAAAGTTGAA TATGACACTAGCAAATCAGATGGCCAGTTTAAGAAGACTGCAAGCAATGCAAAACTGCGGAAATACTTGCCAGACTTCAAGTTTACTGATCCAAGGATAG CCATCAAAGACACCTGCGACTGGTTCTTGGCAAATTATGAGACATGTCGAAAGTAA